The candidate division WOR-3 bacterium genome segment AACCGGAAGTGTTCAATCTCTTCTACTGCTAAACGCGAGACATCAAGAATATCAAAATTGAATACCGAATGTTCCGCGATGGAATGGTGCCCCATATCGTAAATTATTCTCTTCGCTGATTTCCTCGCCTTGGTGAGCTCCCTTCGGGCTTCTCTCCTCAATTGGGGAATAGACAAAGAGCTGCGACTGATTCGGGCATAGGCAGCAGAGATGGTTTCCGGAGTAAGTATCTCCCCCCGCTCACCTTTCAATTCTTCAACATCTACATTATAACCCGCTAAAATTACTTTCATCACCCTCCAAATATAATTAAGGGAGTTTCCCTTGTCAATCTGAGTGAGATACAGGGTAAGAATTTAGTTTTTGGTTATTAAAAGGACCTCTTGATTTTTTCCATTTCCTTTCTATAATTAAAATTCTATTACGCCGAACCCGACACCCTTTTGGAGGAAAGGTGTTGGGCCGGGGGACCTTAAATATTTGGGGTGAATCCCACTTTTAAGTGGGAAGGCTACTCTTTCGGCCTAACCCGGCAACTAACCCCGGAGGCGAAGGAAAGAGGCACCGAGTGCCTCAGGAGAAATATGAAGGTAGTGGTTCTTGCCGCCGGCGAGGGACGCCGGATGAATAGCCATTTGCCCAAGCCTTTAAATAAGGTCTTGGGAATTACTTTAATGGAAAGGGTTATTTTGGCGGCAAAGGAGTGTGGTCTTAAAGATTTTATTATCGTCCTCGGCTACAAAGGAGAAGAGATTAAAAACTACCTCCTTAAACAAAAGAACCTTGCCCACCTGAATCTCACTTTCCTTTTTAACGAAAACTGGCAAAAGGGAAATGGCACCTCCCTTCTTACCGCTCGTCATTTATTAGAAGGAGAATTCCTCCTCCTGATGGCGGACCATATCTTTTTCCCAAAGGTGTTAAAAAGTTTCCTCGCTTTAGAAAAAAAAGAGCCCCGGATGGCAATAATTCAAAATTGGCAATCTCTTCCCAATATCCGGGAGGAGACTAAGGTGAAGATTGAAAACGGATTGGTGAAAGATTTGGGTAAGGAACTGAAGGAATTTGATGGGATTGATGCCGGAATTTTTCTCTTAAACGATAAGGTCTTCCTTTCGGACCTCTTCTCCCCAATTTATGAAAGACAAGAGAAAGGCGAAGACGAAATCTCTTTATCTTCCATCATTCGGGATTTTGCCCGGCGGGAAAGATTAGAAGCATTCCCGATTAAAGATGGTTATGTGGTTAATGTCAATAACAAAATTTCCCAGAAATGGGCAGAAAAAATGATATTAAACTCCCAAACAAAAAAAAGCGACGGTCCAATTGCCCGCCTTTTTAATCGGCGCCTCTCAAAATATATCACCCGCGCCCTTGTCTCTTTTCCCATCCATCCCAACCAGATTTCTCTCTTCTCCTTCCTTCTTGCCCTCTTCTCCGGTATCAGTTTCTTCTATTCTCCTGGTCTCGGCGGCATTTTGGCACAGTTATCTTCCATTTGGGATGGAGTTGATGGGGAGGTTGCCCGTATTAAATTCCAAAAGACCTCTTATGGTGCCTATTTAGATTCTATCCTTGACCGCTACGGAGATAGTTTCATCCTCCTCTGTATTACCATCGCCCTTCATCTCTCCTCCCTTCCGGGCAACCTCTTAATCTGGGTTTTTGGCTTTTTGGCGATTATCGGCTCTTTTATGTCCCAACTCACCAAAGA includes the following:
- a CDS encoding NTP transferase domain-containing protein, whose protein sequence is MKVVVLAAGEGRRMNSHLPKPLNKVLGITLMERVILAAKECGLKDFIIVLGYKGEEIKNYLLKQKNLAHLNLTFLFNENWQKGNGTSLLTARHLLEGEFLLLMADHIFFPKVLKSFLALEKKEPRMAIIQNWQSLPNIREETKVKIENGLVKDLGKELKEFDGIDAGIFLLNDKVFLSDLFSPIYERQEKGEDEISLSSIIRDFARRERLEAFPIKDGYVVNVNNKISQKWAEKMILNSQTKKSDGPIARLFNRRLSKYITRALVSFPIHPNQISLFSFLLALFSGISFFYSPGLGGILAQLSSIWDGVDGEVARIKFQKTSYGAYLDSILDRYGDSFILLCITIALHLSSLPGNLLIWVFGFLAIIGSFMSQLTKDRFFVVKGKEYPKEEKRWLSYLPMTRDFRLFLVMLGGLTNQLFLTLILIAIITNLKTILRLLFVKEILS